A genomic window from Gossypium hirsutum isolate 1008001.06 chromosome D10, Gossypium_hirsutum_v2.1, whole genome shotgun sequence includes:
- the LOC107914260 gene encoding uncharacterized protein, with amino-acid sequence MGEGREGDWECSGCKNRNYAFRSFCNRCKQPRLLVDTKTPADSKWLPRIGDWICTACTNNNYASREKCKKCGQPKEIAAMPAIAMPGASLPTYSHYFARALGALEQKMNVGFVGSGAPQQFLPLSSNWSVGGADNCGLQSAPTWPVAGNQSPGAYANPGNQPLSVPKGWRNGDWICNCGFHNYSSRSQCKNCNASIPPALGTKRLASEEFVHDWDHKRLNLGNGKDEQLYPGFDQMVGATSDPKPGAYPSYPSINPAVASNWPAPIPFPPQAATTLLGKGAKQWRSGDWMCAKCNNHNYASRAQCNRCKTQRETVT; translated from the exons ATGGGAGAAGGGAGAGAAGGAGACTGGGAGTGCAGTGGATGCAAGAACAGGAACTATGCCTTTAGATCCTTCTGTAACAGATGTAAGCAGCCTCGTCTTCTCGTTGACACCAAAACTCCTGCTGATTCCAAATGGCTTCCTCGTATTGGTGATTGGATCTGCACTG CTTGCACTAACAACAATTATGCATCAAGAGAGAAGTGCAAAAAGTGCGGGCAACCAAAGGAGATTGCAGCAATGCCAGCAATTGCAATGCCTGGAGCTTCTCTCCCAACCTATTCACATTATTTTGCAAGGGCCCTAGGAGCACTGGAGCAAAAGATGAATGTTGGATTTGTAGGCAGTGGTGCTCCCCAACAGTTCCTTCCTTTGAGTTCCAATTGGTCTGTGGGAGGGGCTGATAATTGTGGACTTCAGTCAGCACCAACATGGCCTGTTGCTGGAAACCAATCTCCTGGGGCATATGCAAATCCTGGTAATCAGCCCCTTTCTGTTCCAAAGGGATGGCGAAATGGTGACTGGATTTGCAACTGTGGCTTCCATAATTACTCTTCACGTTCACAG TGCAAAAATTGCAATGCATCCATACCACCAG CACTTGGAACTAAGCGATTAGCATCTGAAGAATTTGTACATGATTGGGAtcataaaagattaaatttaggAAAT GGCAAGGACGAACAACTGTATCCTGGATTTGACCAAATGGTAGGAGCCACCAGTGACCCAAAACCTGGAGCATATCCTTCCTATCCCAGTATAAATCCTGCTGTGGCTTCAAATTGGCCAGCACCCATTCCGTTTCCTCCTCAAGCTGCAACAACTCTTCTTGGAAAAGg CGCAAAACAATGGCGTAGTGGAGATTGGATGTGTGCAAAATGCAACAATCACAATTATGCATCTCGAGCTCAATGCAACAG GTGTAAGACTCAGAGAGAGACAGTGACTTAG
- the LOC107915923 gene encoding auxin-responsive protein SAUR50, protein MGIKKSNKLPQTTAIKQIMKKRSLGKKEGYGHQGSLPDDVPKGHFVVYVGENRSRYIIPISLLAHPEFQILLQRAEEEFGFTHDAGLRIPCEEVVFRSLTAMIR, encoded by the coding sequence ATGGGTATCAAGAAATCAAATAAACTACCTCAAACGACAGCTATCAAGCAGATAATGAAAAAGCGTTCCTTGGGGAAGAAAGAAGGGTATGGTCATCAAGGAAGCCTCCCTGATGATGTACCTAAAGGCCATTTTGTTGTATATGTTGGTGAAAACAGAAGCAGATACATAATCCCAATATCATTGTTGGCTCACCCTGAGTTTCAAATCTTGCTTCAGCGAGCTGAAGAGGAGTTCGGGTTTACCCATGATGCCGGTCTTAGAATTCCTTGTGAAGAAGTCGTTTTCCGGTCTCTAACAGCCATGATTAGATGA